The DNA window TGTTTTTATTATCTATAATCTGGAGTATTACAATGTCTCTAAGTGTTGAAGCTAAAGCTCAAATCGTAGCTGATTTCGGTCGTGGTACTAACGACAGCGGTTCTACCGAAGTTCAGGTTGCCCTGCTGACTGCGCAGATCAACCATCTGCAAGGCCACTTCTCCGAGCACAAAAAAGATCACCACAGCCGTCGTGGTCTGCTGCGTATGGTTTCTCAGCGTCGTAAGCTGCTGGACTACCTGAAGCGTAAAGATGTAGCACGTTACACCAGCCTGATCGAGCGTCTGGGTCTGCGTCGCTAATCTAGCAAGTTTCAGTGGAAAGGGGCCTATTTTGGCCCCTTTCTTCTAGGAAGCATAAGCAAATCAGGTTAATGTATTACTGATGTTTCCAAACAGGCTCTTCCGTTACAGAGGTTCGCGCGGCTAATGAGAGGCTTTATCTCCCGCCTGAGATAAGGATTGTCATTAGTCGCGAGGATGTAGTGAGAAGGCAAATCGAGTCACAGGCGTGTCGAGTCGTCAATGCGATTGCGCGCCGCTAATCAAGGATATAATTTTGCTGACACCGATCATTCGCAAATTCCAGTATGGCCAGCATACCGTCACCATCGAAACCGGTATGATGGCTCGTCAGGCCACCGCCGCCGTTATGGTGAGCATGGATGACACCGCCGTCTTCGTTACCGTTGTTGGCCAGAAAAAAGCCAAGCCGGGCCAGAGCTTCTTCCCGCTGACCGTTAACTACCAAGAGCGTACCTACGCCGCTGGTCGTATCCCGGGCAGCTTCTTCCGTCGCGAAGGCCGTCCGAGCGAAGGCGAGACCCTGACTTCCCGTCTGATTGACCGTCCGATCCGTCCACTGTTCCCGGACAACTTCCTGAACGAAGTTCAGGTGATCGCGACCGTGGTTTCCGTTAACCCGCAGGTGAACCCGGACATCGTTGCGATGATCGGTGCCTCTGCCGCCCTGAGCCTGTCCGGTATTCCGTTCAACGGCCCAATCGGCGCAGCGCGCGTAGGTTACATCAACGATCAGTACGTGCTGAACCCGACGACCGACGAGCTGAAAGAAAGCCGTCTGGACCTGGTGGTTGCTGGTACTGCCGGTGCGGTGCTGATGGTTGAATCCGAAGCGGACGTGCTGAGCGAAGATCAGATGCTGGGTGCCGTGGTATTCGGCCACGACCAGCAGCAAGTGGTTATCGAGAACATCAACGCTCTGGTTGCCGAAGCCGGCAAACCGAAGTGGGATTGGCAGGCGCCTGCGGTCAACGAAGCGCTGCACGCGCGCGTGGCTGAACTGGCCGAAGCTCGCCTGGGCGACGCTTACCACATCACCGAAAAACAAGAGCGTTACGCTCAGGTTGACGCGATCAAAGACAGCGTAGTTGAAACCCTGCTGGCGCAGGACGAAACGCTGGACGCCGGCGAAATCCAGGACATCCTGGGCAACGTCGAGAAGAACGTGGTGCGCAGCCGCGTACTGCGTGGCGAGCCGCGTATCGACGGCCGTGAAAAAGACATGATCCGTGGCCTGGACGTGCGCACCGGCGTACTGCCGCGCACCCACGGTTCCGCGCTGTTCACCCGTGGCGAAACTCAGGCGCTGGTTACCGCGACCCTGGGCACCGCGCGCGACGCCCAGAACCTGGACGAGCTGATGGGCGAGAAGACCGACAGCTTCCTGTTCCACTACAACTTCCCTCCGTACTCCGTAGGCGAAACCGGCATGGTCGGTTCTCCTAAGCGTCGTGAAATCGGTCACGGTCGCCTGGCGAAACGCGGCGTATTGGCTATGATGCCTAAACCGGAAGATTTCCCGTACACGGTTCGCGTGGTGTCTGAAATCACCGAATCCAACGGTTCTTCTTCCATGGCTTCCGTGTGCGGCGCGTCTCTGGCGCTGATGGACGCCGGTGTGCCAATCAAGGCCGCCGTTGCGGGTATCGCGATGGGCCTGGTGAAAGAAGCCGATAACTTTGTGGTTCTGTCCGACATTCTGGGTGACGAAGATCACCTGGGCGACATGGACTTCAAAGTGGCCGGTAGCCGCGACGGTATCACCGCGCTGCAGATGGACATCAAAATCGAAGGCATCACCCGCGAAATCATGCAGGTGGCTCTGAACCAGGCCAAGGGCGCGCGTCTGCACATCCTGGGCGTAATGGAACAGGCTATCAGCACCCCACGCGGCGATATCTCCGAATTCGCACCGCGTATTCATACTATCCGCATCAACCCGGATAAGATTAAAGACGTGATCGGTAAGGGCGGTTCCGTTATCCGCGCGCTGACCGAAGAGACTGGCACTACCATCGAAATTGAAGATGATGGTACAGTTAAAATCGCAGCGACCGACGGTGAGAAGGCGAAATTCGCTATCCGTCGTATCGAAGAGATCACGGCAGAGATCGAAGTGGGCCGTATTTACCAGGGTAAAGTGACCCGTATCGTTGATTTCGGCGCGTTCGTCGCTATCGGCGGTGGTAAAGAAGGTCTGGTGCACATTTCTCAGATCGCCGACAAGCGCGTCGAGAAAGTGACCGACTATCTGCAGATGGGTCAGGAAGTGCCGGTTAAGGTACTGGAAGTTGACCGTCAGGGCCGCGTGCGTCTGAGCATCAAAGAAGCGATGGCGCCGGAAGCAGGTTCACCTGCGCCTGAAGCAGAATAACTGTATAGATAGTTTTACAGCTCCCCGCCATGGGGTTGGGAGCTGTTCGTATCGCGCGGGTAGGATGCCCGCGTTTTAGCAAACGGAGGACAGGACGTTCATCCAATGTTTGTCTTCGGGAGTGGGAAATGAAGCCTTTCTTGCGCTGGTGTTACGTTGCGACAGCACTCATGCTGGCAGGATGCAGCAACCATGATTGGCGTAAAGACGAAGTTTTGGCAATCCCGTTGCAGCCAACGTTGCAGCAGGAAGTGATCCTGGCGCGCATGGAACAAATTCTTGCCAGCCGGGCACTGACGGATGACGAACGCGCACAGCTTTTATATGAGCGCGGTGTGCTGTATGATAGCCTCGGGTTACGTGCATTAGCGCGCAATGATTTCTCGCAGGCGCTGGCGATACGTCCCGACATGCCGGAAGTTTTCAACTACCTGGGCATTTACTTAACGCAGGCAGGCAATTTTGATGCTGCCTATGAAGCGTTTGATTCTGTACTAGAGCTTGATCCAACTTACAATTACGCGCGTTTAAACCGGGGCATCGCACTGTATTATGGCGGCCGCTTCCCGTTGGCGCAGGATGATCTGCAGGCGTTTTATCAAGACGACCCAAACGATCCCTTCCGTTCGTTATGGCTGTATCTGGTGGAGCGAGAAATCGATCCCAAGAAGGCCGAGGTAGCGCTTCAGCAGCGCTATGACAAAGCGGACAGAGGGCAATGGGGATGGAATATTGTCGAATTCTACCTGGGCAAGATCAGCGAAAAAACGCTGATGGAACGCCTCAAGGCAGATGCAACGGATAACACTTCGCTCGCTGAGCATCTCAGTG is part of the Serratia surfactantfaciens genome and encodes:
- the rpsO gene encoding 30S ribosomal protein S15 — encoded protein: MSLSVEAKAQIVADFGRGTNDSGSTEVQVALLTAQINHLQGHFSEHKKDHHSRRGLLRMVSQRRKLLDYLKRKDVARYTSLIERLGLRR
- the nlpI gene encoding lipoprotein NlpI; protein product: MKPFLRWCYVATALMLAGCSNHDWRKDEVLAIPLQPTLQQEVILARMEQILASRALTDDERAQLLYERGVLYDSLGLRALARNDFSQALAIRPDMPEVFNYLGIYLTQAGNFDAAYEAFDSVLELDPTYNYARLNRGIALYYGGRFPLAQDDLQAFYQDDPNDPFRSLWLYLVEREIDPKKAEVALQQRYDKADRGQWGWNIVEFYLGKISEKTLMERLKADATDNTSLAEHLSETDFYLGKHYLSLGDKDSASALFKLTVSNNVHNFVEHRYALLELALLGQEQDDLSESDQQ
- the pnp gene encoding polyribonucleotide nucleotidyltransferase, coding for MLTPIIRKFQYGQHTVTIETGMMARQATAAVMVSMDDTAVFVTVVGQKKAKPGQSFFPLTVNYQERTYAAGRIPGSFFRREGRPSEGETLTSRLIDRPIRPLFPDNFLNEVQVIATVVSVNPQVNPDIVAMIGASAALSLSGIPFNGPIGAARVGYINDQYVLNPTTDELKESRLDLVVAGTAGAVLMVESEADVLSEDQMLGAVVFGHDQQQVVIENINALVAEAGKPKWDWQAPAVNEALHARVAELAEARLGDAYHITEKQERYAQVDAIKDSVVETLLAQDETLDAGEIQDILGNVEKNVVRSRVLRGEPRIDGREKDMIRGLDVRTGVLPRTHGSALFTRGETQALVTATLGTARDAQNLDELMGEKTDSFLFHYNFPPYSVGETGMVGSPKRREIGHGRLAKRGVLAMMPKPEDFPYTVRVVSEITESNGSSSMASVCGASLALMDAGVPIKAAVAGIAMGLVKEADNFVVLSDILGDEDHLGDMDFKVAGSRDGITALQMDIKIEGITREIMQVALNQAKGARLHILGVMEQAISTPRGDISEFAPRIHTIRINPDKIKDVIGKGGSVIRALTEETGTTIEIEDDGTVKIAATDGEKAKFAIRRIEEITAEIEVGRIYQGKVTRIVDFGAFVAIGGGKEGLVHISQIADKRVEKVTDYLQMGQEVPVKVLEVDRQGRVRLSIKEAMAPEAGSPAPEAE